Part of the Tidjanibacter massiliensis genome is shown below.
GCTGCGGCACGTTACGCTGTGCATCGTCGAGCCAGATAATCGGCCCGGCCGGCATGGAGGAGTCGAAATCGAACGCGTAATTGTCGAACTCGAGCGCTTTCCGCTTCCAGTCGATTATCTTGTACGGCACCGGCATGTTGTCCATCTTCTCTATCCGCGGTATGGCCACCTGAGCCACCCCGTCGCCGGGAGCAGGCCCCGGTTCCCTACCTCCTTTTTCGCGGCATCCCGCAAGCGCCGCCGCAGCGACTGCCGCCGCCGTAAAAATCCATCCGGTTTTCATAAGCTTTCGTCTGTTTTAAGAGCCCTGTACGTCGGGTGCGGCATACTTCGGGGCTTTGTCCGTATTCTTGGTGATGTTTTTGGCAAGGGGAATGGAGAGCAACTCCACGGCACCGACGATGACCAGTGCGAATTTCAGTGCGAAATCCTCCGACACGTAGGTCGCCAACACGATGAAAAGCACCAACCCTATCGCCCGGCCCGCATAGAGACCCAGCTCATGGTTCATGATGTAGGCGTATTCGTTGCGGTGCTCCTGATGCGACACCACGTCTATCGTCCGGAGCTGTATCGGATTGTAGGCGAGGTCGTGCAGCGGCTGGAAGAAGATTTTGCACAGCACGAACACAATTACGCCCACGGCCGAAAAGAGCGCCGCATTGACGAGCGTTCCGATAAAGAAGATGACGATACCCACGGCGAATACCGCAATACGGTCCTTGGGTTTGGTGACGCGGCCCAGCACATAGACGATGACGGCCGTTATCAGTCCGCCAATACCCTGTATGAGACCGAGTTCGCCCTCACTGCCCACAAGCCGCAGGATAAGGATGGCAGGAGCGGTGACCAGGAAACCCTGAATGAGCCCTTTCAGTGCGGCCAGGCCAATCATCTTCTTCCACAACCGGTTGAATTTAAAATAAAGGAATTTCTTCTGTGCCGGATTGGTGAATTTCCCGCGCGAGAGGGCAATGCAGGCAAGGATGCAGATGCCGAGCGTCACGAAAGTGACTATCTGATACGCCTTGTTGATGTCCATCGTACTTCCGAAGAAACCCGTTCCGGAGGCTTTGGCGAGGAAACCGCCCACAGCGAGCGGAACGAGAATGGAGCATACCGAGAAGAAGAACGATTCGAGGCCGTAGAAGTAGTTACGGTTGTCGTCCGTCGTCGAGTTGAGCGCGAGCAGATAACGGTTCGTCCAGAAGAAACCGACCGAAACGCCGAGCAGCAGGCCCGAAAGAACAAGTTCCCACAATCCTACGGCCTGGACGGTCATCATCACCAACAGCGAGATACCGCTCACGAGAATACCGAACATATAGAGCGTCCGGACATTTATCCGTTTCAGTAGAAAACCGTTGATAAGCGACGACAGCACGATGCCCGTGTACTGCGCGAGCTGATACACGGCCACGAAGGAGGGATTGTTCGTATTGCGCATGATGTACGCCCCGACGAATATCTCTATGACGGGGAGTACGAATGCGAAACAGAGGTTCGTGATGAGCAGCACCTTCATGTTGTGGGGCTGCCGGCGGAAATACTGGAATTCGTTGAGGAATTTTGCCATGATATTTCTATAAGATTTTCGACATTGGCGGTTTTCACGCTCCGGAACAGACCGGTCCGTAGCTCATAAGGCATACGAAATTACCGGTACGACTCCGGCTACACGTTCAGCGTGGCCAGAACTTCACGGATGGAGAGGGTGGCCCCGCAGATGACTTCGTCGCTCGCCCCGTAATACATGTGTATCGTATCCCCTTCCACATACTGTCCGTTGGTGAAGACGACGTTTCCGAAGAAGCCCGTCTTTTCGTAGGGTGCCGTAGGTTCCATGATGGGCTCGTCGCTCCGTGCAAGCACTTTCGCAGGATTCTCGAGGTCGAGAAGCAGCGCCCCGAGGCAGTAACGGTTGTTGCCGTCGGCTCCATGGTATATCTCGAGCCACCCCTTCTCGGTACGGACGGGGGCGGCTCCGGCCCCCACGCGGGCGGAATCCCACCGCCCCTCGCGCGTTACGGCAATGCACCGGTGATTCCCCCAGTGCAGGCGGTCGGGCGACTCGGCAAGCCAGATGTAGTTGCCGCCGAGCTCCGGACTGCTCGGACGGTGGAAGGCATAATATTTCCCGCCGACCGTCGATTCAAAAAGGGCGCAGTCCTTGTTATGCGGAGGGAATATCATACCCTTGCGTTCGAGGGTTTTGAAATCGCGGGTAGCTATCAGCCCCACCCCTACAGCAACGGGCGAAACCTCCGTAAAGGTCAGGAAATAACCGTCATCCATGGTAGCGACGCGACAATCCTCTATACCGAATGATTCGAGGGGCCCCTTGCCGTAAATCGGCCGGTAATCGGCATCCTCGTAGAAATGCACCCCGTCGTCGCTGAAGACGGGACGCAGGTAAGAGAGCGTCGTCAGATAGTTCTGTCCGTTGTATTTGATGACCCGCGGGTCGGAGGCGTCGAGCCGGCTGTCATCCTTGTCGAAAGACAACACCTCTATCTCGTCCCGGTCGTTGTATATGGGGAAACTGATGCGCCCCTCCTCCTGCCGCGGCCTTTCGGCCACCCTGAGCAGCAGTCCCGTACGGCCGCCGAGGCGGAAGACACCGGGATTGAGCAGACAGACTATCTCCATCCCGCCAATGCCGGGACGAAGGTCGGACGGTCTGAGAATGGGATTTTCCGGAAACCTTTTTGCAATATCCATATGCTTGTGTATTATTGGTTGTCAATAATTTCAATGCCATATCACAAGGTCCTTTTGAACGGTTAGCAGTTCCGACGGCCGGCAAATATAAGAATTATAAAAATGCCGCCGGACATGCCGACCGCAAATAAATCCGCAAAAGCCACGACTCAGGACCGGACGGCAGTCATTAAGGAATACAGTCAGCAAAAGACGCGCCAATCAGCGGCGGCCTCCGAATCGAAGCGCCAATCGGAGATCGCAGAAGTCCTGACGAAAGCGTGGCAGGCCGACATCCTTTCGGCCTGCCACACCCTCCTTTCGCCTCCCGACCCTTCCTATCCCGGTTCCGTCATAAGATACTCCGGTCGGATTTTCCTCTGGAAAATCCGACCGGAGTATCTTCAACTACCTCACATGCGGAGGCGGTCCGCCGGGGCCGGGCATACCGCCCGGACGCTGCACGCCGACACTGCCCGAACCGCCTGTATCGAAATTGTCGTACTGGCTGGCAGCACGCGTCGCTTTCTTGCCGAAATTGCGCAGGTTATAGACGAACTGCAGGGATATGTACCTGCCAATCGCGAGGTTGGTACTGTTC
Proteins encoded:
- a CDS encoding MFS transporter; its protein translation is MAKFLNEFQYFRRQPHNMKVLLITNLCFAFVLPVIEIFVGAYIMRNTNNPSFVAVYQLAQYTGIVLSSLINGFLLKRINVRTLYMFGILVSGISLLVMMTVQAVGLWELVLSGLLLGVSVGFFWTNRYLLALNSTTDDNRNYFYGLESFFFSVCSILVPLAVGGFLAKASGTGFFGSTMDINKAYQIVTFVTLGICILACIALSRGKFTNPAQKKFLYFKFNRLWKKMIGLAALKGLIQGFLVTAPAILILRLVGSEGELGLIQGIGGLITAVIVYVLGRVTKPKDRIAVFAVGIVIFFIGTLVNAALFSAVGVIVFVLCKIFFQPLHDLAYNPIQLRTIDVVSHQEHRNEYAYIMNHELGLYAGRAIGLVLFIVLATYVSEDFALKFALVIVGAVELLSIPLAKNITKNTDKAPKYAAPDVQGS
- a CDS encoding glycoside hydrolase family 130 protein, with the protein product MDIAKRFPENPILRPSDLRPGIGGMEIVCLLNPGVFRLGGRTGLLLRVAERPRQEEGRISFPIYNDRDEIEVLSFDKDDSRLDASDPRVIKYNGQNYLTTLSYLRPVFSDDGVHFYEDADYRPIYGKGPLESFGIEDCRVATMDDGYFLTFTEVSPVAVGVGLIATRDFKTLERKGMIFPPHNKDCALFESTVGGKYYAFHRPSSPELGGNYIWLAESPDRLHWGNHRCIAVTREGRWDSARVGAGAAPVRTEKGWLEIYHGADGNNRYCLGALLLDLENPAKVLARSDEPIMEPTAPYEKTGFFGNVVFTNGQYVEGDTIHMYYGASDEVICGATLSIREVLATLNV